In the Ictalurus furcatus strain D&B chromosome 13, Billie_1.0, whole genome shotgun sequence genome, ATATCACAGCTGGTCAAGTCGAATAATCGAGTCTGATCTCGGAGAGCTTCTGTAGCCCTGAACGTGGAATATTAACTCGACCGTTTTATTAATTATGCTCACACCACAGCGAGGaagaattctcaaatctgattggccagaaatTTAGAAAACACATCTCCGACTGACGAAATACATAACTTGTTTTGCTAACATTCCGCACCACATTATTAATAGTGATTCTCAACAAAATGCTTGTGATACAAGAGGaggataaaacacttcgggacgtgctgttattttaaaaaaatttcacatttcacatctTAAAGCTAAAATTAGAAAACTGGCTCGCATTTGTCACGGGTTTCGAGACACGTGGGAGTCTTCAGTTGCATAGTCGCAATTCTCACTGCTTAATTTAAACAGCAGCCAAACTATAATCAAAACTTTAgcaaagttagctagctatcatGCAGGTTTGGTGgctaaaaagaaatgaaaaatctgGGGATCATGTGATCGATCAATAATTTGCATAAACTTTGGCGTTTAGTGACGTCACTCATCCCAAATCCGGTTTATACGCGGGTTCTGAGAACGGTTCTGTTATAAAACGCAACCCAGACACAGACCTAAACGATCTGAATCAGCCAACGGAAAACGGATAACTATTTACACACTTCATTTGGAGTTCAGAGTTACGTTAAAGACAAGTTGTGCCTTATATAAgtacattattattagtggtgggGCAGTCAACCGAACACTTTCACAGTGAAATCTGATCCAAAAGCGATCCAAATATCGGTCTCGTATCAGTACCCGGTATCCGATTGGTGCATCCCGAACATTCCTCCAACAACACGTTCACAGACACTGTATTGTTAATCTCAACCTCCATGAATCTCCataatctgattggctgttctGACACTTCCTGGTCTGTCTGGCAAATCCTGTTTTTACACAAACATCTATTTCTAAATGAAAAGTAATGGAAATACAATCCAGTTGAAATAAGTGCTGATGATAAACATTCATATGGCTCATACTTTTGTTCAGACAATCccaccatttttctttttaacgacaatattaaaaattcagtttaaaaaaaaaaacaaaaaaaaagaacaccttTTACCACTAGTTATTTACTTCTGGACTTCTGAAAAGAAACAAAGCGGTACTAGCCAACAGCCATATGTGAGTAAGTGTgagtaagtatgtgtgtgtgtggatgaagcAGGGAGAAGAGGAGCAGATCTCAGACTGGTATAAAGCCAGGCTTTAGAGATAGAAAGCGAAAGCCCTAAATATCTCTGTGACTGTCTTCTAACGTGCCAAATTCATCCTAGCTTAAATCAGGTGCGTTAAATGAGATGTAATGCTAAAGTGTGCATGTTGTCGCCCTGGAATCTAACCGCGCTGTGTGAATCTGCCGATAAACTTTaaacagtggggaaaaaagaactgAATATGAAAGAACTCGTGTTCTGTACTGCTCTTGTGCCGTGTCTGAAATCGCTTCGTTACCCTACTCGTTCACTATTTACTATAAAGACTGATCTATACAGAGCAGTACATAGGGGGCAGCAGTGAGGGAGACGCTGCACTGGATACATAAATAATTTGCTTATTATAAAAATACTTCAGTattaaaagtgattttttttctttaaaaagttgCATTAAACATGCCACTAAAAAGTTTCTATTAgcttttaagtttaaaaaaaaaacaaaacccaaaaaacacaattatCAGGATATATGAAGTCAGCTGCTTTGGTGTCCATTTTGACCAAAACGTTCCGAGTTAAAAGAAATCTCTATGCATTGTGGTACTCGTGTGTACCCTAGATTTATGGTGCACTATGGGTAAGAATCCAACtaatactgagaattcagacaacACTACAAAATCGCTGCACCCAAAACAGTGCGCTAGAAGACGAACAGTGAACGAACGGAGAGCTATGTGCCGAGTCGTGATGAATAGGTACTAAACGGTACCTTTCCTTTTGcacctttagtatgtatcttttacctttaaagctttactcaaaaaaaaaccccaaaaaaaaccattgAAGTATCTTAAATCAACTTTAAAGGTACGCTGTATCAAAGTCGATGCACATTAAAGGTACAGAAGGGTACTATCGTACGGTATTTTTTCTGAGTGCGCATGGTTTAAATGTTCAGGAGTGTGAAAGCAGGACACGTCATAGCGTCGAAAACGATTTGGATCAAGACGAGAGGTTTGAAGAGTAGTGTTCGAGAGACGTAAGATAAAAGGATCAGTGCAGAAAGTGTCACTGTTGTGAATCTGGCACTTGAAACGTTCATATTGTTCATTTTTGCCTCTATTTGTTTCTTACGATCAGGGAGTGAGAACGATCAgctgaggttaaaaaaaaaaaaaaaaaaaaaaaaaaaaaaaaaagtttttactcgACCATTTCAAACCTTCTCCTGGAGATCCAGCTTCCGTATAACCCTAGAAACAGCATAATTATAAGCTTATTCATCATATCTTTACATTTTAACATATATGTGAAAAAGCAGCCAGACGCACCAGTCAAACTTCAATTTAGTCGTAATTCGGGCTCCTAAATAAATCTCTCCTTAAACTCTGTGCGTAATTCATTCCCTAACCAGCCGTCTCTGctgaagttacagctttatcctgGACTGTTACAACGCACTGACGACTCCTTCCCAAAGTGTTAAATAAcgtcttacaaaaaaaaaaaaaaacccaaaatctTTAGACGAGTCGCTGTTTAAATCGTTACTACAGAAACGTCTCAGAACGAGTgtcttaatataaataattttttttttaaaaaacaaacactttctgaccaatcagaatcgagaattcaacccTGCCATGGTagagaaagaataaaataatacgCATATTATGGGATGTTTACTTTGGTCATCAAGACATGCTTGGGGTTCTCAGTTGAGACTTTGAAACTGGGGTTTTTAACCGATTTAATAAGAATTTAACatcaaacaacagcaacaaagaaACCTGAAGCGGCTGACTCAATccaagactatatatatataaaaaaatatatacacatttttacactAAAACTATGCTGACTTTGTGcaacttgctttttttttttgttgtagtgCCAAATTACATTCACATCTGGCTACAATCAAACGTGCATGCAACTACTGCAACTGGCTGCGGGATTTGTGTTGGATTTGTGCTGGAACTGAACTAAATCTCCAGGAGGAGGATGCTGAAGCTCAGAGCGATGTTCAGTGCTAAGTGTAAGGAACGGTTCGGTATTATATGGCTGTTGGTTAGGACTGGGGTAGATTCAGGCTCTGTTGGCGCCCGGAGCACACGGGGCATTCGGCCGAGGCCGCACAACGTTCACAGCACACACCGTGCTGACACGGCAACGCCACACAGCCCAACTCCTCACACGACACGCAACATAACCGCTGCTTCCTGTACACGGCCTGAGAGAGGGCAGagcaagaaaagagagagagagaagatagatTAAGGTCTCACTCACCACAGAAACAGCTCCAGCATTTCAACAGGACACGTGTGTTTATTATACTGTTTTAATGTATCCTCATCAAGTTCCCTTCATTACACTACAAAATTCATGAGGACGTCAACAAGGGTGTGGTAAAAACGGTCTTGGAACACAgaatgggagtgtgtgtgtgtgtgttttacctgtTCCACCGTCCGTAAGCAGGTGCAGATCTGAGTTTGCAGACTGCAGATGGAGCCGAGTGGGAGTTTGTGTAACAGCTGCAGCTGGTGTACCTGCAGTCGGGGGTTATCGGAGCTGCGTAAGCTCTCCAGCGCCTCCTCCAGGAGCGTGACCTGTTCCTGTGCCTCCTCTTCAGCCTGACGTGCTCGCTCCGCCTCCAAACCCAACCGGCCTGCCAGCAACCGAGCCTCTTCTGCATCAGCCTTCAGCACCGCCCATGACTACACACGATAACACACCTGTGTtagcacgcgcacacacatacaccacctCCAAATACATGAAGAGACAATTTATAGCCTGTCAATTTGTGCGTCTTGTATTCTTAAGATTTTAGCCTAATGCATTTACACGCCGAGCGGAAGTCGAGCGacagtggattttaccgatacctgATCACCAAGTCAGGCGGCGCTaccaataaccgattaatcaagcgagagttttaaaaatttataatgaatgaaaacataacgctCAAAGTAAACTACTTCTGAACTttactacaaaaataaacagtactgactgcaccatgaaactgtgcttttttaaaaaaaaattttttatgaaatcaatatataaatattatgggTGTAGCAATGCATCGATACGAATCGAGGTATCGATCAAATAACTAACGATCCGATGCATCGATGCAAAAGCGTCGCATGTTGAATTTTTAAGTACCACTCGTCGGCTTTCACTCTgtacctcacacacacgctgaaaAAGCAAGTCTTACATTATCttaatgattacagcagcagtttttaGGTACAACTCTATAGTGTCCAGGTgaaattatttcatttcctttcaagGTACAGTCTCTAATAAATAGCTTTCCAAATATAGCTTCAAAATATTGTGATTCGTGATATAGCCATGTGAGGCCTCTGGGCAGCTCACATTTTTCTGGCTTGGAAATGAGTTTTTCCCCAGTCCCTCCAGTATTTCATGATTTTGCgctcgcagaaatgaacgcaaaatgaAGCAAACTTcacgatattcggaggagcttgcaatttttccgCAGATTTGTGCCTAAACGTGTCATGTGATGgcatcacgacgcgcattcagccctctacgattcacgtgcgtcggacACGAGTACGGCCGAAaagtctcgtttaccaacagacatcactgaGATAGACCgcacaaaacaatttcgtgcgattggACGTTCGCCAATCCGAGtagttttctacaaaaaaaaggacaaaaaactctgcaagttacATCGCaaaatttgggggaaaaaaagccgcagcacaatcaagcattttttttgccacaacgatcacaaaaaaaaaaactctaaatcAAAATCCTGAACGCAAAATCCTGAAAGGATTGACTTTTCCTTAAAAGGCAACCCGTGAAGCATGTATAACTTCAACAGAGGGTGTGGTCGGTTAGAGGGACGGAGCAGCTTGTTATTGTTTTCACTGAAACTGCAGTTCACCTcacagataataaaaaaaaaaaataactacaaaGGCTCCTTTAAATGAGCAACACATGATTATTAGTACACAAATTACAACAACTTTCATCAGAAATTCATACAGATGGTATGAACAGCTGACACAGAGTTTGCGCCTGTTGCACactcataatatatatatcgtCAGCGACACAAAGAAATTCTGTTAGAATAaatgcatacaaaaaaaaaatgataataaaacacCAAAGAAATCTGACACAAACCCACCTGAGACATCTGCCTCCAGCTGTGGTCCCAGTGCTTCAGCACCCTGTGAGCCTcctccacttcctgtttgagaCGGGAGGCCTCGGAGAACATGGTTCCGGCGGAGAGCAGGGCTGGGGGTGTCCCGGGAGAACAGCCCAGGGGAAAATGTTCCCAGATACTACTGCTCATTCCATTCAGACCTCCACGATTCATACAAAAAAAGACGAAGGATACACGTTTCatatgtaaatacacacactaacagcATCACGAATGCATAagttacatacacacacacacacacacacacacacacaagcatgtccaaaagtgttaTATTCGTCtaatatcacagcaatttgccaacgatgtcagattttaatatattaatgagcacgtcatactttttaatccatttatagagacatttatgtaactatgatgttgtgaaacatctgagacaagctagttcctgttatcacttataaaCAGACAATACGGctttttaatcaaatttaatttaataaacacagATTACGTTATGTTACATAAAGTCGGGACTACTCTCCGAGCTGCTGCTATAGTAAGTtgatcaacactttctgaccaatcagatgcaAGAATTCGACAGCACTGTGGTACATATAACTGCTATTAACAAACTATAttcatgccaaaaaaaaaaagtatgcaaaCCTAAAGAGCTATGAGATGGTCCCAAaaagctgctctctgattggGTGGGCGGTGGTAACTGGGCAGACAGAAATGGAGAAGCATGAGCTCTGATTGGAGGAGACGGGGAGGCAGATCGGAAAGGGGAGGGGCTGCTGAGGGATCCAGGGATGTTAACAGGAGCCGAACTCTGAAGCTGACTTCCTCCTGTTCAGACCGAcaagaaatatatttcaaataataaacGAGCACCGTTACGCTATGCTCTAAAGAATATACGAAGGTTTTAATAATGAAGCCAAGAGAGCAGGATCTGGTTAATATGCATATGAGGTGGTCATGCTAATATACAGCGTTCAGCCAATGTTCAACAGGTTAGCATTTCACTGGGGAAGGGTTCATGCTAACCTAACAGGAGTCCCATGCTGGGCATGGAGCTGCTCTCCAGACTTTTCTCCAGAGCTGACACTCCAAACGCATTCAGGTCCAGATCATCCAGTGCAGACTCTGTACAAGaggagataaaataaataaatgaatacaataccacacatatacacccacAGTACCAGCATGAGCCCCGAAAGCCTTCTTCACTCACATGATTCAAaatcactgttgaattctcaaatctgactgaCCCAAAGGTATCGATTAACCTTCTATAAGAGCTTAAtgcatattaatgcacttgttctaataaaGTTCGTGTAGTGTCTGTAGTGTCGGCTCGTCCACAGGGGCTCGTGTGACGGACGATCTACAAAATCTAAGCCTGatgataaacagatttttttatttttaattgttgatATTATAAACACTAAAATAACGGTTGATATTGTGAAGCTTtctgaggagacgtttatttagcgTTCAGGGaacgagtctccagtgttagcgcttTGTAACCGAAAGAGGAgtttgtgtttgctgtttaaaaaaaaaataaatacatttcaaggAAGAGCGACTGGTTTTAGCACTATGGCATAAGCGTTGACAAGCTGGAACTTGtctcagatgttccacaacattaaatataactataaacggtttaaaaaaaaaaaaaaaacgcaatcGTTGAAACATTGCCACTTTAAAAggtgaataaaacactttggaatgtgccgttattagaaaataatcaacttcgggttGGTAACGGTGACTCGGCTTCGTCTCTGGCCGCATCGctccaccctgttgttgattatttttccagaACAGCATGCCCAGACGTGGtttatatcttattttattGCCAAGcgattaaatggaaaaaaaaaatatttaaaaaagctaattgcgacttttttaaaaaaaacgttttcCCCCACATCGCAATTACTAGTTTACATCTCGGAATTGTTCACTTCAGTTTACGCAATTTAGACTTCAGTTAGCGAGCGCACGCTAACGTCTGGTTTTCCTCGTCTCGACTAGCTGATGAGTGTCGTTCTTATGTATCCTGTTTATAGAGAACGAAGGATGCTTTGTCGATGCATTCTTTGTAATTCACTAATTCCCGAGTGGACGTCTATACCGCGaggaaaaagtcagaattgcgagatgtAAAGTCGCAtttaccagttttttttttctccgtggCGGAAATGGGCTTCCATACAAGTAGAGAGAAggagatttaaataaaaataaaaaaactaaatcccACCAAATAATTAACACAGACAGGAGAAGTGGTAGTGGGCTGTAAGAGACACATTATTCATATCCCTGGTAACACACATCCTTGTTAAATACCACTTAGGATGACAcgcatttttcttattttacatTTAGGTAGCAGCTGCAAGCCTGACATTTTTCACCAGACGCCTTTATCCATTAGCAGCTCTGAGGTGCACTGACCTACGACAGACTCCACGGTGTCGCTGGTGGGGTAGAACGGCAGTGCGTTGGCATTCATGCTAGATGAAGGCGCTGGGCTGGGAGGAGTCGCAGCGAGGCTGGAGGGCACACTGGACGACAGACTGAGGGGGCTGCCCACTGGTAGAAACACAGACAGCTCCTACAAGAGTAGATCATCAGCAAAGACATCatatactatttaaaaaaaagaataattattaACAAGAGCAATATAACAACTGGAAATAAGCAAATCTTGAATTATGACAAAATAGtaaatgaaaaaacataatagTACCGGCTTGCTATGTGAACCAATTTCTTTATTGCGATGTTCCATTGCATACGTCTTATGTTTtgcctaaaaaaaataaataaataaagcaaaaaaaaaaaaaaaaaaaacagatgaaaaaaaaaaaaaaaaaaaaaggaatttcggTTAccagataaataataataataataatttttttaaaaaaccaccCTGAGATGAGATGGTACCTTTTCAATactaattaaaaatgtttagatTCTACTTCTgattctttaatatttttactGGGATTGGGGATGTTTACTACGAATCATGGAACGTCACATACACGTGCTgcccactttaataggaacgcctatacacctgctcatttaagCGGTTATCCGATCAGCCGATCACGGGGCAGCAGCGCAACGCATAAAAAcggcagatacaggtcaagagcttcagttaatgttcacagaacaggggggaaaatgtgatctccgTGACTTCAATCGTGgtatggatgttggtaccagatgggctggtttgagtatttcataaactgctgatctcctgcgattttcacacacaacaatctcgAGTTTACgaagaatggtgcgaaaaacaaaaaacatcgagtgagcgacagttctgtgggtagaAATGCCTtattgataagagaggtcagaggtaaAAAGgtcagattggtttgagctggcaggaaggatatagtaactcatatgatcactctttacaaccgtggtgagtagaaaagcatctctttTTACAATCTTATAAAACAAGGTCCTCATTCTGATGatcgatgtgaacattaactgaagctcttgacctgtattggCATGATTGTGCTTAAGCACTGTAGTTGCAGTAGTTGCATTACACACTGAATTacgcattgtgctgctgccacatgattggcggACTGTACAACCGCATAattgagcaggtgtacaggtgttcctaatacagCGGACGGTGAGCGTATAAGTGTATACAAATCTGAGCCTAAATATATACTAGAAATTTACCGAACAGTTCCCCATACCTGATCCTCCCGCTCAAAGCCTGGCGCTTTCCCATAACCCACTTCTCCTGCCCAGATGGAATTGAGGGGATCCAAAATAGAGGTGTCCTCGTACAGAATCCTTCCCAGAAGGCTTTGCTCTGGGTTGTCTGTGATTGCTGAAGTGAGGGCTGATGAAGGAGAAGAGCTGCACTCTGGGAAAGGCTGATCCTCGCTCATACTCGCtcctggtggtggtgggggagaCGCATTCACACAATTGTGAAAGTTCAGCTGTCATAGAAATAATCACGATTCCTTTTTCGAGATCTTGCATATATTTCATTTGGGTGCCAAACACCTGACACTAGATGGTGGTGTGCAGGGTTGTAGCCTATGATTCTCTATAGACAGACCAtgatgtttcacacacacacacacacacacacacacacacacacacagctcaagcTATAATTGGTGTAATGACAGAGTTCTTACTCTCGAGGTGGGCGAAGGCGCAGAAAGGCCCTCTGGGGCAGCTGCCACTCTGCTGCATATCATTGCATTTGCTGGATTTGTAGATCTGCACAGAGAACCAGAGCTGGTTAGACAGGCTACAAAACAAACCCACTAGCACTAGTAATGCTGTAAGCTGTTCTGAATAGATCgttaaataaaactgcattactCGTGTTcttaatttattgttaagaaaacaatagtaagtaaaatgcATTGTTAAAGTAAATCGCGTTTTGTGCGTTTTTGCCCTGAAGATGTTTTCTtcagccctgaataattctccacttggagcggttcgtcactacgtaactgatcGTCAAAAGAAGACgtcggtgttgtaattttatatcttcagtgaacggaggcgagaccaatcagacagggtttacaggaaaatacgtggaaacactcgtgtcttattggctgaaagTCTCTCGATTCTGCcgaacgctagctcacagtcagtgtgaggggaaatagatatatgctgattttttttttttaaagcagtaaagagattgaaactgaaacaataacatcctctgatactgagcaggaaaacaaggtgtgtcaacgtctatatgagttccagtttccgtgaacatgatatgagcagagcagaaggaaagataaagcactgtagcagctaaacccattcaatgaaagcttagctgtgcctccacttggctagcgacaccaaactagcctagttagaaaagttttatattttatcggtctggtattccgacaaacagtgacaacacccgaggcaagttttatgatcaACCCAACTGTTTCTGATCGTGTCATACACTGACGCACGCAAaatttactgaaagaactacgagtttcactttgtagtgtatttttgaaggtttgataggttttgaaagtgattactgcatgtaaaaagtcatCAGATCAAtactgtaatcagattacaagtttaaagtagtaattagtcatcttTAGTggattacttcttttttttttgttttttttaagtaacttacccaacactgttaGAGAGTGGCACAGCTAGCATAGAAAAAGTcgaaaaagcagaaaaattcATTTTCATCACCGATATTGTCGTCTTGGAACGAGACCGTAAATACTTCAGCTAAACTGTAAACGTCGGCACCTCTGCTTATATGATAATATAACGGTGTCTGGAACGACGCAGTAGTTAGAGATTACAAAACGTAGTTTTCGGAGTGCAGCGTGATGACGAGGTTCATGGTGAGGTTAGAGCCGTTATCTAACGTCGATGTTGATATAGGAATGGTGTACAGTACCTCAGGGTGGAACTGCTGCTCGGTACGTGTGTGACAGTACTGGCAGCTCTCGCCGCTCTCGCACTTACTCGGGTCACCCCACTCATCACTGTGCTTCACTGAGGGACACGGCAAGGCTCTgcaaaagcaaacacacacacagacacacacacgtttcagtGCGCAAGtgtgtccattaaaaaaaaagtaacaattATCTTTTACATCAGAGATCCTTGAAAACTGTGACCACTATTTCTTGAGATGTTTGTGCCGTTGTTTAAGTACGTTAGTACTTAAATATAGTAAAATTCATATCGTTAttgttgtagtgtgtgtttactaagtgtagaaataaataaataaccccacCCGCCCATTCTTTAAATGCTATCGAAATGTGCACGTTGAAAAACAAAGGAAATCCATTTGTCAGTCCGTACAACGCTGGATTATGCcgtggctttttaaaaaaatttgcgatgcaaccttgttttgtgcttttttttttttaacgcggAAGACTACTTGAATTCGCGAAATCGtaatcgcacgaaattgttttgtgcGGTcgttcgcagtgatgtttgttggtaaacgagaccttttagccgtacacgtgttcgacgcacgtgaatcgaaggcggctttggttgaatgcgcgtcgtgatgtCACAGTGGCACGGCCCAAACCTGTTGGaatttcgaaaaaaaaaaacaaaaactgcgAGCTAATCCGAATATTGCGGaattttgcttgattttgcgttactTTCTGTGATCGGAAAGccacgaaatcctggagggactgaaaaaTGAATGCTTAGAGCTGAAACATGTTTtcggcattttttttttttttttttttggattgtgtcttgatgcagaaaaaaaaaatgcgtcaaataattttccttattttcatatatttttaaaaggatGCATCAGttttcaaatgaaacaaaaaaaatgaaagtacgTCTCCTAAAAGGGACGGACAACCTTGCGTTCATTCTTTTCCAAATGAAATtgaactgatttttattttatttttgttagcacgtgctattatattattattaaataaacaaaacactgacTGGTTTAGAATTGTTTCGAACTTGTCTAGAAATCACAATgtctagggaaaaaaaaatactttatggATCCcgttttctgaaatgttttaaatcaaatattcatgaatggaaatgtgaaaaaaaaagctgctgtaCGTTTCAGCGTGAACAGAGCTGACCTGGCAAATTGTGACCTGCTGAAAATGCACCATTAAGATCTTTAGTTAAAGCAGCACttaaacttttttcccctcattttaaagcaaacaaaaaaagcaatgaACGCAAACATACACAGACCCAAAATCATTCGTAAGCAGTTCACTGTTTTGACTCTTGACTCTGCTTCTGTGTGAGGTGTGATAAAGGACGtgtaatgtataaaatgtaaaaatccacCTATACGTCAGTGACGAGAAATTACTGCTgtaggtaaataaataagtacatttaaacattaaagcgcacctattatggttttgaaacgtgcctaattttaatagatttacatgcacccacggtcaaaaaacactttatcgtgctcataatttaaacagcATTACACCCCCCCACcttgtcacaaacgactcgttaaatgatccgttctaaaggattcgttctaaactcctcctttcagggagcatactctgctctgattggtcagatgtcccagtctgttgtgattggtctaccgctttcaaaaaggaaacgcccactaccgtaacgggTTTCAGCTCTGTCtttcagcgagcagccgatgaagaccagaagcggggctttttgttataaacctacgtaggttagtacaggaagtaaagtctggaatcactaacgactcgattcagctgttcagaatcggttccttcttttgggagtcgataactccgtatgtcatgcgctttgatttttgaaactttgcagccgttttaccttcacaaactgctctataacacactacatgaaaggtaatatgtgaaaaaccataataggtgcactttaaacacttttaagcaattaaaatgcaaataatttgACGACTCTTGTAAGTGATATAATCTGAAGCTGATTcgaattttctttcattctgtacCGCTCCTTTGGTACGTACCTGTATTTGTGCTTGTGAGGGCAGCGCCTGCGGTCTTTGCTGTTGTGATAGTACGGGCAGGCGTAACCTTGGCGACACAGACGAGGAGGCTTTTTACAGAGCTCGGTCTTGTAGTGCGACAACACGTAGCTGTTATCTGCACACAGCGAGAAAGGAGAGACGATCCCAACCCACTGTTATTAAACAGCAACGTTTAACAAACGTACTGCTTGTTAAATGATTTGAGCGGTCACTCGAATTTGATTTAATATGAAAACTCAAGCGAGTTGCCTATGAATAATGTCAGCCTGGACCTAAAGTTCATCTGTTcatggaaagttcaggaatagaaAGCTCTACAGGCtcaaataaatagacaaaataatatTGTATACATTTACAATGTGTATTGAGGGGTTCAGGGGatacatttaattatataagGTACAAAACGTTTGAAAAGTCATGCTTTACCCATACAATATTTTTAGCCAGCTGCACCACTTTAACTTAAATATGATCTTAGCTTAACGTGACTTCAGCACAACCGACTAGCTAACGATAGAGCGCGTAAATCGGTCGGTGGTCC is a window encoding:
- the unk gene encoding RING finger protein unkempt homolog isoform X1; translation: MLTNCAKTSIHTCTQPPMRSQSVKKKYIYISSLDKNTNLKQFCVYICIFMYVLAPPPVFSLRYLKEFRTEQCPLFVQHKCTQHRPFTCFHWHFLNQRRRRPIRKRDGAFNYSPDVYCVKYDEGTGTCPDGDECPFLHRTAGDTERRYHLRYYKTGSCIHETDTKGHCSKNGPHCAFAHGSHDLRCPVYDIREAQALEVQTGSGLMESGVGDGQSGLVASAALIEKTLSEEPRWQDNSYVLSHYKTELCKKPPRLCRQGYACPYYHNSKDRRRCPHKHKYRALPCPSVKHSDEWGDPSKCESGESCQYCHTRTEQQFHPEIYKSSKCNDMQQSGSCPRGPFCAFAHLERASMSEDQPFPECSSSPSSALTSAITDNPEQSLLGRILYEDTSILDPLNSIWAGEVGYGKAPGFEREDQAKHKTYAMEHRNKEIGSHSKPELSVFLPVGSPLSLSSSVPSSLAATPPSPAPSSSMNANALPFYPTSDTVESVVESALDDLDLNAFGVSALEKSLESSSMPSMGLLLGGSQLQSSAPVNIPGSLSSPSPFRSASPSPPIRAHASPFLSAQLPPPTQSESSFLGPSHSSLGLNGMSSSIWEHFPLGCSPGTPPALLSAGTMFSEASRLKQEVEEAHRVLKHWDHSWRQMSQSWAVLKADAEEARLLAGRLGLEAERARQAEEEAQEQVTLLEEALESLRSSDNPRLQVHQLQLLHKLPLGSICSLQTQICTCLRTVEQAVYRKQRLCCVSCEELGCVALPCQHGVCCERCAASAECPVCSGRQQSLNLPQS
- the unk gene encoding RING finger protein unkempt homolog isoform X2, coding for MSKAPVQASASAGNLGHSSSSSSSSPPLSSPANALHAQTEKPQHYTYLKEFRTEQCPLFVQHKCTQHRPFTCFHWHFLNQRRRRPIRKRDGAFNYSPDVYCVKYDEGTGTCPDGDECPFLHRTAGDTERRYHLRYYKTGSCIHETDTKGHCSKNGPHCAFAHGSHDLRCPVYDIREAQALEVQTGSGLMESGVGDGQSGLVASAALIEKTLSEEPRWQDNSYVLSHYKTELCKKPPRLCRQGYACPYYHNSKDRRRCPHKHKYRALPCPSVKHSDEWGDPSKCESGESCQYCHTRTEQQFHPEIYKSSKCNDMQQSGSCPRGPFCAFAHLERASMSEDQPFPECSSSPSSALTSAITDNPEQSLLGRILYEDTSILDPLNSIWAGEVGYGKAPGFEREDQAKHKTYAMEHRNKEIGSHSKPELSVFLPVGSPLSLSSSVPSSLAATPPSPAPSSSMNANALPFYPTSDTVESVVESALDDLDLNAFGVSALEKSLESSSMPSMGLLLGGSQLQSSAPVNIPGSLSSPSPFRSASPSPPIRAHASPFLSAQLPPPTQSESSFLGPSHSSLGLNGMSSSIWEHFPLGCSPGTPPALLSAGTMFSEASRLKQEVEEAHRVLKHWDHSWRQMSQSWAVLKADAEEARLLAGRLGLEAERARQAEEEAQEQVTLLEEALESLRSSDNPRLQVHQLQLLHKLPLGSICSLQTQICTCLRTVEQAVYRKQRLCCVSCEELGCVALPCQHGVCCERCAASAECPVCSGRQQSLNLPQS